A single Sphingomonas kaistensis DNA region contains:
- a CDS encoding uracil-DNA glycosylase: MAALQLAHIAPLTDYVHSLRLRDTNEYPYFDPADGGVNASILFLFEKPGPMTVDKGSLGRVGSGLISRDNDDPTAEATFCFMREAGVPRTSTVTWNTVPGWNGTRRITSSELKAGVRDLSELLALLRKVRTIVLVGRKAERAEASIRELGPYALFRSPHPSPLVRASYPDRWSSIPDLWREAARHAGVWRQEG; the protein is encoded by the coding sequence ATGGCTGCACTGCAACTTGCGCACATTGCCCCATTAACGGACTACGTGCACTCACTTCGGCTTAGGGACACGAACGAGTACCCTTATTTCGATCCGGCCGACGGGGGTGTGAATGCCTCCATCCTCTTCCTGTTCGAGAAGCCGGGGCCGATGACGGTCGACAAAGGAAGCCTCGGCCGAGTTGGTTCGGGCCTCATCAGTCGCGACAACGATGATCCAACAGCAGAGGCAACGTTCTGCTTCATGAGAGAAGCGGGAGTGCCACGCACCAGCACGGTGACCTGGAACACCGTGCCAGGGTGGAATGGTACGCGCCGCATCACCTCGAGCGAGCTGAAAGCAGGTGTTCGGGACCTTTCTGAACTACTCGCCTTACTTCGTAAGGTCCGGACGATTGTGCTTGTTGGTCGCAAGGCTGAGAGAGCCGAAGCCAGCATTCGAGAGCTTGGACCCTACGCTCTGTTCCGGTCGCCGCACCCGTCGCCGTTAGTGCGGGCAAGCTATCCTGACCGCTGGAGCAGCATTCCAGACCTTTGGCGAGAGGCCGCTCGACACGCGGGCGTCTGGAGACAAGAAGGTTGA
- a CDS encoding DUF5655 domain-containing protein translates to MSDIKLFRLGASSVSELSGGSMALEKSLQTLFEQNLESLLGVRFLASEFPTEGGRMDTLGIDENNTPVVIEYKRSTNENVINQGLFYLHWLVSHRKDFEWLVMERFGSDAAKSVDWNAPRLICIAGDFTKFDEHAVQQMNRDITLIRYRRFEGELLLLEQLTAVSAKATPNGGSSSTAVSVGGRKDKTITAQLAEAPQEVSDLYHAVEAHLRALGDDVDQKVTDFYVAFRRIKNFACVEVRNQAKKVIVFVKVNPDTVVLEKGFTRDVRRIGHFGTGDLEITIHSPDDLERAKPLFERSYTEA, encoded by the coding sequence ATGAGCGACATCAAGCTGTTCCGATTGGGTGCCTCTAGCGTCAGCGAGCTGTCCGGTGGATCTATGGCCCTGGAGAAGTCTCTTCAAACGCTCTTCGAACAGAACCTGGAGAGCTTGCTAGGCGTGCGCTTCCTCGCCTCCGAGTTCCCGACTGAGGGCGGCCGGATGGACACGCTCGGCATCGACGAGAACAACACCCCGGTTGTAATCGAGTACAAGCGTTCCACGAACGAGAACGTCATCAACCAAGGCCTCTTCTACCTGCACTGGCTGGTGAGTCACCGGAAGGATTTCGAGTGGCTCGTCATGGAGCGGTTCGGCAGTGATGCCGCTAAGAGCGTCGACTGGAACGCACCCAGGCTGATCTGCATCGCGGGTGACTTCACTAAGTTCGACGAGCACGCGGTTCAGCAGATGAACCGGGACATCACGCTCATCCGCTATCGTCGTTTCGAAGGTGAGCTGCTGCTTCTTGAGCAACTCACCGCCGTAAGCGCCAAAGCCACACCGAATGGAGGCAGTTCAAGCACGGCAGTGAGCGTCGGGGGTAGAAAGGACAAGACGATTACTGCTCAGCTGGCCGAAGCGCCTCAGGAGGTCTCGGACCTCTACCACGCGGTCGAAGCACACCTTCGGGCTCTGGGGGATGACGTGGATCAAAAAGTCACAGACTTCTACGTGGCCTTCAGGCGCATTAAGAACTTCGCCTGCGTTGAGGTGAGAAATCAGGCCAAGAAGGTCATCGTGTTTGTCAAGGTGAACCCGGACACTGTGGTCCTCGAGAAGGGCTTCACACGAGACGTTAGAAGGATCGGACATTTCGGTACCGGCGACCTAGAGATTACGATCCACTCGCCTGACGATCTTGAGCGCGCAAAACCACTGTTTGAGCGCTCTTATACTGAAGCCTGA
- a CDS encoding ATP-binding protein, protein MIRKDLDEITAEDLATLCTSSRAEDERIEFKESFTGGADLSAMSESQRDRALDNVAREITAFLNAGGGDLIIGIREHEGLAAELLPLPQAVDAAERLRRSLPSRIEPSPRALRIRSIAADDRGSVDGYIVARADSSLQAPHRVARSNEFYIRRGTETLPMSIAEVHDLTLSVRTAAERIDDKLKSELSSVREFRANNRIFQGGGFQFRVVYVPLQPTQISLEGKTLAALTNAQPVFYRNGTETRNDVAFRRLGSNWRPVLRGKLLEDWIEGATDQRAGYASKRVHTDGTVVFDWFVRYIPEGDLNSVALHIEWYQGFLAEICRNLLKLRSSQPNLNPGIVGVAMRNEPHSGNLPHLLVGSSMFQEQYALPRLERVHQLPNFMIVEDEQVLSFFTQAQEDLFAIAGTTGEIASLMQLGS, encoded by the coding sequence ATGATTCGGAAGGACTTAGACGAGATAACGGCTGAGGACCTTGCGACGCTTTGCACCTCAAGCCGTGCTGAGGACGAGCGCATAGAGTTCAAAGAGTCATTCACAGGTGGTGCTGATCTTTCAGCGATGAGTGAGTCTCAGAGAGACCGAGCACTCGACAATGTCGCGCGAGAGATCACGGCGTTTCTCAACGCCGGAGGCGGCGATCTGATTATCGGCATCAGAGAGCATGAAGGACTTGCCGCAGAGCTCCTACCTCTTCCACAGGCAGTCGATGCTGCGGAACGGCTGAGACGCAGCCTTCCTTCGAGAATCGAGCCTAGCCCTCGCGCTTTGAGAATTCGAAGTATCGCAGCAGACGATCGTGGCTCTGTTGACGGCTACATCGTGGCGCGAGCTGATAGCTCCTTGCAAGCCCCACACAGGGTTGCTCGCTCTAACGAGTTTTACATCAGGAGGGGGACGGAGACGTTGCCGATGAGCATTGCAGAGGTTCACGATCTCACCCTCAGCGTTCGGACGGCAGCTGAGCGGATCGATGATAAACTGAAAAGCGAGCTCTCGAGTGTTCGCGAATTTAGAGCCAACAACCGGATCTTTCAGGGCGGGGGTTTTCAGTTCCGGGTCGTGTATGTCCCCCTGCAGCCCACTCAAATTTCGCTGGAAGGAAAGACCCTTGCAGCGCTGACGAACGCACAGCCAGTCTTTTACAGGAATGGAACTGAGACAAGGAATGACGTGGCGTTCAGAAGGCTAGGTTCGAACTGGAGACCAGTGCTCAGGGGCAAGCTGTTAGAGGACTGGATTGAGGGCGCTACCGACCAACGAGCTGGGTACGCTTCAAAGAGGGTGCATACCGATGGAACTGTCGTCTTTGATTGGTTCGTTAGGTACATCCCGGAAGGGGACCTCAATTCTGTTGCCCTTCACATCGAGTGGTATCAAGGCTTTCTAGCCGAGATCTGTCGCAACCTGCTCAAGCTTCGATCAAGTCAGCCAAATCTTAACCCTGGAATTGTGGGCGTGGCCATGAGGAATGAGCCGCATTCGGGCAACTTACCTCACCTTCTTGTGGGGTCATCCATGTTCCAAGAGCAATATGCGTTGCCACGGCTGGAAAGGGTCCACCAACTTCCCAATTTCATGATTGTCGAGGACGAGCAGGTACTCTCTTTCTTCACCCAAGCTCAGGAAGATCTCTTCGCCATCGCCGGTACAACAGGCGAAATTGCATCGCTCATGCAATTGGGCTCGTAA
- a CDS encoding class II aldolase/adducin family protein yields the protein MDRLSALQDVRISSLEGKVSEEEWKLRVDLAAAYRLIAHYGWDDLIFTHMSVRIPGPEHHFLLNPYNLMFEEVTASSLVKVDMQGNPVDPTPFITNPAGFTIHSAVHMSREDANAVIHLHTPHGQAVAAHGEGLLPLTQTAMLVRGDLAFHDYEGVATDHDERERIVADLGTRNAMLLRNHGTLSVGSTVGEAFIRIYFLERACQAQIMALSAGEAINHPPQGTPEIAAEQGAQGLKLAAQFLAWPALLRKAYRLDPNFAT from the coding sequence ATGGATCGGCTGAGCGCCCTGCAGGACGTCCGGATTTCCAGCCTGGAGGGCAAGGTCAGCGAGGAGGAATGGAAGCTCCGAGTCGATCTTGCCGCCGCTTACCGCCTGATCGCGCATTACGGCTGGGATGACCTCATCTTCACCCACATGAGCGTTCGGATCCCGGGGCCGGAGCATCACTTCCTCTTGAACCCCTACAACCTCATGTTCGAGGAAGTCACCGCGTCTTCGCTGGTCAAGGTCGATATGCAGGGCAATCCGGTCGACCCGACGCCCTTCATCACCAACCCCGCCGGCTTCACCATCCACTCGGCCGTGCACATGAGCCGCGAGGACGCCAACGCCGTCATCCACCTTCACACGCCCCACGGCCAGGCGGTCGCGGCGCACGGGGAGGGGCTGCTTCCGCTGACTCAGACCGCGATGCTGGTCCGCGGCGACCTCGCCTTCCACGACTACGAAGGCGTCGCGACGGACCATGACGAGCGCGAGCGGATCGTCGCGGATCTGGGCACCAGGAACGCGATGCTGCTGCGCAATCACGGCACGCTCAGCGTCGGCAGCACCGTCGGCGAGGCGTTCATCCGCATCTATTTCCTCGAACGCGCCTGCCAGGCCCAGATCATGGCGCTTTCGGCCGGCGAGGCGATCAACCATCCGCCCCAGGGCACCCCCGAGATCGCGGCGGAACAGGGCGCCCAGGGCCTCAAGCTCGCCGCCCAGTTCCTCGCCTGGCCCGCGCTCCTGCGCAAAGCCTATCGCCTCGACCCCAACTTCGCGACTTGA
- the maiA gene encoding maleylacetoacetate isomerase: MTRIVLHDYFRSSASYRVRIALNLKGLAYEQHPVSLVENEQQSAEYKALNPQGFVPMLEIGDERVTQSLAIFDRLDALEKEPPFVPADPPGRAHVLALALTIACDIHPLNNLRILRYLKNELGQPQEAVDSWYRHWVIEGLTALETLAAPQAGTFLYGDQLSMADICLVPQLYNARRFDVPLNAYPTLLRAEASALELPAFAAAHPDRQETAQ, encoded by the coding sequence ATGACCCGAATCGTCCTCCACGATTACTTCCGCTCCTCGGCCAGCTACCGCGTTCGGATCGCCCTCAACCTCAAGGGCCTCGCTTACGAGCAACATCCGGTCAGCCTCGTCGAGAACGAGCAGCAGTCGGCCGAATACAAGGCGCTGAACCCGCAGGGCTTCGTGCCCATGCTGGAGATCGGCGACGAGCGCGTGACGCAAAGCCTCGCCATCTTCGACCGCCTCGACGCGCTCGAAAAGGAGCCGCCGTTCGTTCCCGCCGATCCCCCCGGCCGCGCCCATGTCCTGGCGCTGGCGCTGACGATCGCCTGCGACATCCACCCGCTCAACAACCTGCGCATCCTGCGTTACCTCAAGAACGAGCTCGGCCAGCCGCAGGAGGCGGTCGACAGCTGGTACCGTCATTGGGTGATCGAGGGCCTGACCGCCCTCGAAACGCTCGCCGCGCCGCAGGCCGGCACCTTCCTCTATGGCGACCAGCTCAGCATGGCTGACATCTGTCTCGTCCCTCAGCTGTACAACGCCCGCCGCTTCGACGTGCCGCTGAACGCCTATCCGACCCTGCTCCGCGCCGAAGCCTCGGCGCTCGAACTTCCCGCTTTCGCCGCCGCCCATCCCGATCGCCAGGAGACCGCCCAGTGA
- a CDS encoding acyl-CoA thioesterase: MVTNPSFTLSLTAEPEHIDELGHVNNAVWVQWIQTVATSHWYAAAPEQYRDAFVWVVIRHEIDYLRPALVGDVVTGRTWVDDAPRGARFDRFMEFTGADGKVLVRARTTWAMLDKATGRPQRITTEIVAPFLGD; encoded by the coding sequence ATTGTGACCAATCCCAGCTTCACCCTTTCGCTCACCGCCGAGCCCGAGCACATCGACGAGCTCGGCCACGTCAACAATGCGGTGTGGGTGCAGTGGATCCAGACCGTCGCCACCAGCCACTGGTACGCTGCCGCGCCCGAGCAATATCGCGACGCTTTCGTATGGGTCGTGATCCGGCACGAGATCGATTACCTCCGCCCGGCGCTGGTCGGCGACGTGGTGACCGGCCGCACCTGGGTCGACGACGCCCCGCGCGGCGCCCGCTTCGACCGTTTCATGGAATTCACGGGTGCCGACGGCAAGGTGTTGGTGCGCGCCCGCACCACCTGGGCGATGCTCGACAAAGCCACCGGCCGCCCTCAGCGTATCACCACCGAGATCGTCGCCCCGTTCCTCGGCGATTAG
- a CDS encoding S9 family peptidase has product MPSLPDSLPPRAEPRPTSFERHGIAVTDDYAWLRDVGYPTVDDREVLAYLEAENAWFEAWKAPHEALIETLFQEMKGRQKEDDRSVPVKDGEYLYWWAFQPGAQYRQWFRKPVAGGEDKLIFDESKEAEGKDYFRLGALEISPDGRLAAVMADDSGSERFTLRIRDLATGKDLETVTQVGIGAPVWSADSKAVLFTEVNDQWRSYRARLHRLGSDPAEDVTLYEETEDKGFSVGLSKSQDESLIFISAGDNRTSEVRFVPAADPLAEQVLISPRRENRLYEADAAHGKLWILTNDDHINFRIVSADPAAPGEWHEVVPGSDDTYLRGVTAFRDHFVITSRVQGLDQLTLRDYATGATTRIPFAEASYTASLGSNPDFAPDAYRLFYSSMVTPGTVLDYHPATGTLETLKVTEIPSGYDPSQYTTERLMLPARDGKQIPVSIVYKKGYKKDGSQPLYLYAYGAYGYAIPPSFSSTRLSLLDRGFAYAIAHIRGGDDMGYGWYLDGTATNRWNTFHDFVDAAKGLVAEGFAQPGKIAIQGGSAGGKLMGVVVNTDPDLWGAVIADVPFVDVINTMIDDTLPLTPGEWPVWGNPITDADAFKLLLSYSPYDNVKPQAYPPMLVTAGLHDPRVTYWEPAKWVARLRATRTNDALLLLKTNMGAGHGGKSGRWDSLRETAEEQAFVLTQLGGAE; this is encoded by the coding sequence GTGCCCTCCTTGCCCGACAGCCTTCCTCCCCGCGCCGAGCCGCGCCCGACCTCCTTCGAACGCCACGGGATCGCCGTCACCGACGATTACGCCTGGCTGCGCGATGTGGGCTATCCGACGGTCGATGACCGGGAAGTGCTCGCCTATCTCGAAGCGGAAAACGCTTGGTTCGAAGCCTGGAAAGCCCCGCACGAAGCGCTGATCGAAACCCTCTTCCAGGAAATGAAAGGCCGCCAGAAAGAGGACGACCGCTCGGTCCCGGTCAAGGACGGCGAATATCTCTACTGGTGGGCGTTCCAGCCCGGCGCCCAATATCGCCAGTGGTTCAGGAAGCCCGTCGCGGGCGGCGAAGACAAGCTCATCTTCGACGAGTCCAAGGAAGCCGAAGGCAAAGATTATTTCCGCCTCGGCGCGCTCGAAATCAGCCCCGACGGCCGCCTCGCCGCGGTGATGGCCGACGACAGCGGCTCCGAACGCTTCACCTTGCGCATCCGCGATCTCGCCACCGGCAAGGACCTCGAAACCGTAACGCAAGTCGGCATCGGCGCTCCCGTATGGAGCGCCGACAGCAAGGCGGTCCTGTTCACCGAGGTCAACGACCAATGGCGCAGCTACCGCGCCCGGCTCCACCGCCTCGGCAGCGACCCCGCCGAGGACGTCACGCTCTACGAAGAAACCGAGGACAAGGGCTTCTCGGTCGGCCTCTCCAAGTCGCAGGACGAGAGCCTGATCTTCATCTCGGCGGGCGACAACCGCACCAGCGAGGTCCGCTTCGTCCCCGCCGCCGACCCGCTGGCCGAACAGGTCCTCATTTCGCCCCGCCGCGAAAACCGCCTCTACGAAGCCGACGCCGCGCACGGGAAGCTTTGGATACTCACCAACGACGACCACATCAACTTCCGCATCGTCTCCGCCGACCCCGCCGCACCGGGCGAGTGGCACGAGGTCGTCCCCGGCTCCGACGACACCTACCTGCGCGGGGTCACCGCTTTCCGCGACCACTTCGTCATCACCAGCCGCGTGCAGGGCCTCGATCAGCTGACCCTCCGCGACTACGCGACCGGCGCGACCACCCGCATCCCCTTCGCCGAAGCGAGCTACACCGCCTCGCTCGGCAGCAATCCCGACTTCGCGCCCGACGCCTACCGCCTGTTCTACAGCTCGATGGTCACGCCCGGGACGGTGCTCGACTATCACCCCGCCACCGGCACGCTCGAAACCCTGAAGGTGACCGAGATCCCGTCGGGCTACGACCCGTCGCAATATACGACCGAGCGCCTCATGCTCCCCGCCCGCGACGGCAAGCAGATCCCGGTCAGCATCGTCTACAAAAAGGGTTACAAGAAAGACGGCAGCCAGCCGCTCTATCTCTATGCCTACGGCGCCTACGGCTACGCCATCCCGCCGAGCTTTTCGTCGACGCGCCTCAGCCTCCTCGACCGCGGCTTCGCCTATGCCATCGCCCACATCCGCGGCGGCGACGACATGGGCTACGGCTGGTACCTAGACGGCACCGCCACCAACCGCTGGAACACCTTTCACGATTTCGTCGATGCCGCCAAAGGCCTCGTCGCCGAAGGCTTCGCCCAGCCGGGCAAGATCGCCATCCAGGGCGGCTCGGCCGGCGGCAAGCTGATGGGGGTGGTCGTTAACACCGACCCCGACCTGTGGGGCGCGGTGATCGCCGACGTGCCGTTCGTCGACGTCATCAACACCATGATCGACGACACCCTGCCGCTGACCCCAGGCGAATGGCCGGTATGGGGCAATCCGATCACCGACGCGGACGCCTTCAAGCTGCTGCTGAGTTACAGCCCGTACGACAACGTCAAGCCGCAGGCCTATCCGCCGATGCTGGTCACCGCCGGTCTCCACGACCCGCGCGTCACCTATTGGGAGCCCGCCAAATGGGTCGCCCGCCTGCGCGCCACGCGGACCAACGACGCGCTGCTGCTGCTCAAGACCAACATGGGCGCCGGTCACGGCGGCAAGTCGGGGCGCTGGGACAGCTTGCGGGAAACCGCCGAAGAGCAGGCCTTCGTTCTGACCCAGCTCGGCGGCGCCGAATGA
- a CDS encoding aminopeptidase P family protein produces the protein MSTHTDRLAALRQQLAAQGLDGFVIPLTDEHMSEYVGSYAQRLGWLTGFEGSAGSAAVLTDKAAIFTDGRYTLQVRQQVDGANWSYEPVPESSPADWLKAHAQAGARIGYDPWLHRGDWVKNTREMLAAKGAELVAVTDNPIDAIWEGKPEPSKAALIVHPERLAGRSSADKRQAVADWLGEQGADAAVLAALDSIAWTFNLRGSDVARTPVGLAFALVHSDGTADLFVEGEKVTAELRQHLGNGVRLHERAEFTAKLGELGGKTVAVDPERSVAAISEALEGAGATIIALRDPTVLPRAIKNEAEIAGQRAAQTRDGAVMTRFLKWVGEHEGELDELKASDRLEAIRREDPSLRDLSFDSISAFGANAASPHYHSTEKSNVPFQPGSLYLIDSGGQYEDGTTDITRTVAVGEPSQEMRERFTRVLQGHIAIDRALFPKGTRGGQLDSFARRPLWEAGLDYAHGTGHGVGSFLSVHEGPQRIAPVGGAYAGGDEPLQAGMILSNEPGYYKEGAYGIRIENLVLVVEKDVPGAEKPMLGFETMTFAPIDRRLIVTDMLSADERGWVDAYHAEVVRRIGPGLGAEDRAWLQEQCAPL, from the coding sequence ATGAGCACGCACACCGACCGCCTCGCCGCCCTTCGCCAGCAGCTTGCCGCCCAGGGCCTCGACGGCTTCGTCATTCCGCTGACCGACGAGCATATGAGTGAATATGTCGGGAGCTACGCGCAGCGATTGGGCTGGCTGACCGGGTTCGAGGGCTCGGCCGGGTCGGCGGCGGTGCTGACGGACAAGGCGGCGATCTTCACCGACGGACGCTATACGCTGCAGGTGCGCCAGCAGGTGGACGGAGCGAACTGGTCCTATGAGCCGGTGCCGGAATCGAGCCCGGCCGACTGGCTCAAGGCCCATGCCCAGGCGGGCGCGCGGATCGGCTACGACCCGTGGCTGCACCGCGGCGACTGGGTCAAGAACACCCGCGAGATGCTGGCCGCCAAGGGCGCCGAGCTGGTCGCGGTGACGGACAATCCGATCGATGCGATCTGGGAAGGCAAGCCGGAGCCGAGCAAGGCGGCGCTGATCGTTCATCCCGAGCGGCTGGCCGGCCGGTCGAGCGCGGACAAGCGCCAGGCGGTGGCCGATTGGCTGGGCGAACAAGGCGCCGATGCGGCGGTGCTGGCGGCGCTCGATTCGATCGCCTGGACCTTCAACCTGCGCGGAAGCGACGTCGCGCGGACGCCGGTCGGGCTGGCGTTCGCGCTGGTGCATAGTGATGGCACCGCCGACCTATTCGTCGAGGGCGAAAAGGTGACCGCCGAGCTGCGCCAGCACCTCGGCAACGGGGTGCGGCTGCACGAGCGGGCGGAGTTCACGGCCAAGCTCGGCGAGCTTGGCGGCAAGACGGTGGCGGTCGATCCCGAGCGGTCGGTGGCGGCGATCAGCGAGGCGCTGGAGGGCGCGGGCGCGACCATCATCGCGTTGCGCGATCCCACCGTGCTGCCGCGCGCGATCAAAAACGAGGCCGAGATTGCCGGCCAGCGCGCTGCGCAGACCCGCGACGGCGCGGTGATGACGCGGTTCCTGAAATGGGTCGGTGAGCATGAGGGCGAGCTCGACGAACTCAAGGCCTCCGACCGACTGGAAGCGATCCGCCGCGAGGATCCGAGCTTGCGCGACCTGTCGTTCGACAGCATCTCGGCGTTCGGCGCCAATGCCGCGAGCCCGCATTATCATTCGACCGAAAAGTCGAACGTGCCGTTTCAGCCCGGCTCGCTCTACCTGATCGATTCGGGCGGGCAGTATGAGGACGGCACCACCGACATCACCCGCACGGTCGCGGTGGGCGAGCCGAGCCAGGAGATGCGCGAGCGGTTCACCCGCGTGTTGCAAGGCCATATCGCGATCGACCGGGCGCTGTTCCCCAAGGGGACGCGCGGCGGTCAGCTCGACAGCTTCGCGCGGCGGCCGTTGTGGGAAGCGGGCCTCGATTATGCGCACGGCACCGGCCACGGGGTCGGCAGCTTCCTGTCGGTCCACGAAGGCCCGCAGCGAATCGCGCCGGTGGGCGGCGCCTATGCCGGGGGCGACGAGCCGCTGCAGGCCGGAATGATCCTGTCGAACGAGCCCGGCTATTACAAGGAAGGCGCCTACGGCATCCGGATCGAGAATTTAGTACTGGTGGTCGAAAAGGACGTCCCCGGCGCGGAGAAGCCGATGCTCGGGTTCGAGACAATGACCTTTGCGCCGATCGACCGGCGGCTAATCGTCACCGACATGCTGAGCGCCGACGAGCGGGGATGGGTCGATGCCTATCATGCCGAGGTCGTGCGGCGGATCGGGCCGGGCCTTGGTGCCGAAGACCGCGCGTGGCTTCAGGAGCAGTGCGCGCCTCTTTAA